A window of the Hordeum vulgare subsp. vulgare chromosome 5H, MorexV3_pseudomolecules_assembly, whole genome shotgun sequence genome harbors these coding sequences:
- the LOC123452530 gene encoding uncharacterized protein LOC123452530 — protein sequence MVSYYSTHIQDEISVLQAGSLIRRPSRTNPMLYQIAAARCLRHHRRPYTSCTRNIGMKTSGKQAQGSSLMKRFRSFPMFVASTHYKRFNFLSTRPTLLDLRNLFNQVHEHFGRQSPLTLESESKTGGVHNTRYTSEPPVFEEETYYIVRLRTHHRKKYSGRARVVIELLLRNSDNYLVAWRLIHEAADYKTAYWCLFTDTRTLNQKGLLKNKCKHTKYTNGYRKHLGKVKIYDKFLLDAE from the exons AT GGTCTCCTATTATTCGACGCACATCCAGGACGAGATTAGCGTTCTTCAGGCAGGATCTCTGATTCGACGACCATCAAGGACTAACCCTATGCTCTACCAGATTGCAGCAGCAAG ATGTCTTCGTCATCACAGGCGACCCTACacgtcttgtacaagaaatatagGGATGAAAACCTCAGGAAAACAGGCTCAGGGCAGCTCACTTATGAA GAGATTCCGAAGTTTCCCTATGTTCGTGGCAAGTACACACTA CAAGAGGTTCAACTTCTTGTCCACCAGGCCTACGCTATTGGACCTTCGCAATCTCTTTAATCAAGTGCATGAGCATTTTGGGAGACAGTCCCCTCTGACTCTTGAAAGTGAATCCAAGACTGGTGGAGTCCACAACACTCGATACACGTCAGAGCCCCCTGTTTTTGAAGAG GAGACTTATTATATTGTTAGGCTGCGTACTCACCATCGGAAGAAGTATTCAGGGCGTGCGAGGGTTGTCATTGAGCTCTTACTTAGAAATAGTGATAATTACTTGGTTGCATGGAGGCTTATTCATGAAGCTGCTGACTACAAAACAGCGTATTGGTGCCTGTTCACTGATACTCGTACTCTAAATCAAAAAGGGCTTCTCAAAAATAAGTGCAAACATACCAAATATACAAATGGGTACAGAAAGCATCT AGGGAAGGTCAAAATTTATGATAAATTTCTGCTTGATGCCGAATAA